gcctctccgcgcttccCGCTTTGTCAGGATTCAGGATTCGCATGCATATCGGttcgcatgcatatacagAAGCACGTTTGTGTGTCtggggaggaagacgcgggtGATACCGCGTGTGATATGAACCCCTTGAAAGTATGACACAGAGAAGGCATCTGCTGGCAGTTTAAGTAATCTCTCTCGAAAgcagctcgcggctctcgacgCGGCAAGCCTGGTGCGAGGGGAGTCAGACACGAACGAACAGCGACGCAGCTCGCTGTGTAGAAACGCAGCTAAAGTTGCGGACATCTGTCAACTCGAGACTTGGTctgaggccggcggcgcccatCCACTCCCGGCCGCTGAACAGCGTTGCAAACGCGAGGCTCCTGGAGGATCAGATGTTTTTCCACGCGAGATTCCGCGGTAGTCTCTACGCCGCTCTCTGGATCGCTGGTGCTCTAAGAATCTCTTCGGAAGACCAAGAGATctacgcgcaggcgctcaaCATGTCTCCtcatagatgtatatatatcggGTCGCTAGATCTGCGCACTAGCTGCGGGGGCGTCTTCGCGTGCAGCGAGAGGCTCGCTCAAGCTTGTAGACACGCGCATAAATCTCGTACCGCTTTGACTCCTCTCCCACGCAACTGGAAGGGAAATTCTCGATCTTGTTCTGCTGTGTTGGAGCTCCTCAGCTTCTTCAAATCGAATCGAGAGTTAGTTGCGCGCtcgagccgcagcggaggagcgcgagaagcccgCGAGACAGATGATCACGCGCGACCCACAGGCCCTCGGTCGGCAGTCATCCCGTTTCACAAGAGTACAAAACGCAAGCTAAGAAACACACTGGTGCAAAGTCGGACACCCCACATGTATTTATACCGATGTATTCTTATCCATAACTGTATAATtacatataaatacatatatatatgtatgggGCACACCAGGCGAACGCTTTGTGTCCCTCGACTAGAGACAGCATTCATATAGTTACTCAATCCAGTGTATAAGAGTTACATCCCAggcctccaggcgcctcTTCGTGCGTACTCAGCCACGCCCAACGCCTGTATATCTATGCATGCCTCTGCCACGTCCGCCCCGTTTTCTCTGAATATGTGCCGACACGCTAGGCGGTGTCTCGTGCAAAGACTCCAAGCTTGTGGAGAAGCGCCCAGATGAGGAGGCattcttcgtcgtctttctctgcgaggctgcgccaCAAGTCCGAGGCGGGGCTATCGAGGGCAAcggtcgcctctgcgcgggcggataaggcgccggccgcctcgAGGGCAGCTTCTGAGGGCGAATTCAGGTTCTCCTTTTCGCCTTCCTGTTTTACTTTCGCGGCATTTTTGAGGAGcgtgcgcttcgcctgcctgTGGAACGCCGCGAGGATAGACGCGGAACTGCCGCTCGGCTGGCGGGTGTCTCCCTTCTCGCAatcgctcgcgctctcgccgtgCCCACGCCGGTCCTGTTCAACCAGCGCGTCTAGCCCCAGGAGGAGCAATTCGACCATCCAGCTGGGGCCCTTCTGAacgggcgcgtcgcggcgtctcccatTCTCTTCTTTGTCGCAGCACAGGTCGTTCTTCTCTtgctcgctctccgcgctgtaggcgtcggcggcagaCATGCCCGCTCCCTCGGCTCGCTCCTGGGCTTTCGGCGTGTCTGCCTGGCGCGAGCcatccgcgcgcgcggcgtcttcttcctccgctcccctatctgtctcttcttcttcctgcgcgaggaggcacgcGAGGTCGGCTGTGGAGTCGTAGCCCAGCGAGCTCGAGAGGCTGACCAGGTAGCGCGCGTCGgactgcagctgcagcaaggcgccgccgtcgagttTGTCGCCGCTgggctcgcgcccgcgggcgctgtGGCTGCCGTGCGCGGGTTTGCCGCCGGCCGAGGGCGAAAAGGAGAAATCAAGCTCCAGCAGAACGCGGCAGAAGGCagtcgacgcggcggaaagaAGGCCCGCGATGAGAGGCTCCGCTCGAGagctcgcctgcgacgcgcgacGACACAATGAGTCGCGAAAATAGAGGCTCAAGCGGAAGCCGATCATGCAACGATGCGACGAGGCCATGAGCAAGCGAAAGAAAGAGCGGGGGACGAAGCGGAGTTGCCGCCTGAAAAATGGTCTGAATTCCCCAGGGGAGGACGATGCAGCAACCGGGGATTGCTGGAGCACCGACGCGCCCGCTGGAGACTTTGGAGTATCCTCGCAAGAAGGAAGACCCACTCTGCTTGATTTTGCTCGCCCTACACATTTGTGCACGCACCACGAAAGAAATTTCTGCAGGGCTCTGAACCAGTtgacgcgcagagacacagtCGCAGCTGAGGACGCCGGCACGAACTCAGCAGGCGTGGGCACCAGAGCAGCGTGCATGTAGGCGACTGTGAACAGCAAAATCGGCTCTTGCCTCTACCGCCGCGGCGTACCTTCTCGGGGCCAGCCTCTCGaccctcgccgccccccgacGCAGGCTCCAGCGGACTCGCTGTGGCGACGTCGAGCTGCggcaggagctgcagaaaGAACTCGCCAGCTGTGGTGATGACCGTGGAcggcaggcgctcgcgggcgtcgtctgcgaaacctgccgcctcgcgggtcacagcggcgcgctggctggcgagcgcaggcCGGTAGAAGCGCCGCAAAAACAGCGCGAAGGGCACTGCGCACGCCAGGAgcacgagggcgcgcgaggcgtgcagcagcgcctcgtaGATCGATGCACTCGCAGGAAAAACGGCGTCAAagcggggcggcgacgccgacgctgcggcgagcagTGCGGTGCTCTGAGCGACAGCCTCCGGTGAGGGATACACCAGCAGGTCGGGGTGTCTGCAGAGAAGACTCACAAAGAAAatacgcgcacgcgcgcacgGCATGCACCCAAACACGCCTGCATGAACGCAGCGATCTGTACGAAAACGAACTGTAGGCCGCTGGATCTTGTGCGGATACAAGCATAAGTAGGCATCCCGGCACGTACATGCAAGCACACGTAggtataaatatatatgtacgtatacatgtatgtgttAGTGTATGAGCAGATACAGTCTGGCGTGCGCCGCTGGCCGCGAAGCGTGCGTTCTGAATCAGTGCGCCCCTGACTCGGTTCCAGGCGGGGGATACGCATGCGGCGAGCAGGTCAGAGTGCTTGTCTTTCTTattttcttctccgtcttccgGATTGAGTTGAGCTTACAGGTCCACGAGGCCTCGGAGATATGTGTTGAACCGCCCAGAGCGGCGatacgccgccgcggctcgcgcgaaTATCGTCGCAGCGCCCTACAGTTGGATGCAGAGGGGAAACAGGAGAGCTCCATGTCACTTCACACGCCGCCGACTCCCTCGACAGGGCAGCCAACGAGCGTCCTTTCCATCGTCCCAGAGACGCCTAAGCATGCGCGTGCAGGCAGAACCCAAGTTGAGCACGCGTATGACGTGGAGACGCAGCATGCCTCGCTTCGCAGCTCCGAATCGTATGACTACGCCCCTCCGCACCGAACTTGACGCACGCCATGTGTTTGCGGCAACCATCCCCTTCGTCCGCCTAGCCCTtcccctctgcgcgcgtaGAGGCACATCGCCAGAGGAGCCGTTACCTGCGCGAGCTTCTGCTGCAACGAGGCGAGcacgaggagctgctgcaggcaggcgttgagcagcggcgcttcgAAGGGGACACAGGAGGGCAGCAAGTCAGGGAAGGGCTCGCTGACTCGggtgccggcgcggcctccgcgcgaaaCGTCCTGTTCCGCCTGGAGAGTCTTCGCCTGCGAAGcaaagccgcagcgcgcagaAGCAGTCTCGAGTCAACGGCTCGCTGAGGTACCAGCGACTGTTTGTGAAGATAGACGACCAAAAGCGATGAAAAAAATACACAGATTAAATTGCGGCGAGGCCTGATCGTAAGAGTAACTCCTCAAGCACGGACGAAAGCcggtctccttcgcggcgaccAACGCCGACGTCGAGTCACCCACGCGGCGCTTTAGCGACTCAGAAGGCTGAGGCGAGTGTAAAACAGGCGAACGAAACAGGCGCGCCGCAAGCCTtccaggcgcagcagatgaCACTGCGCTAAAGTGCCTGCGACCGTGAGTCAGatcccgcagcgcctcggcctcggcATGCGGCGTACCTTGTGGTGAATCGTATGCGCAAAAGTCTGCAAAacgggcgacagcgaggagaggaactCCGCGAGAGCCCCGTCAgccgaggcgaggagacagggcgcgagcgccgcctgagaggcgacgcctgAGAAgcacgccagcgaggcgtccgcgaggcgctggaaagAGCGGTCCAGTCGGCCTTCGAGCTCGATCACAACCTAAAAAGCAGAAAAGGAAGTAAACACAGCTGTGATACCCCCGAGCTGCATGTGTGGTTTCTTGATCACTTTTTCTGTATTTCCTCATTTCCTCGTTCCGGCACGCGTCGCACTCGCGCGGATGAGCCTGGCAAACTGGCAACTGCGGCGATGAACAAACGGCATTCCCAGCGCATCTACGGAGACACaccgggggggagggggggggggagggaggtgCTCCTCACCCGCCCTCCATCTCCCCCTCCTtcgccgggcgcggcggaactCTAAACCGCAGCAGCTGGGGCCGTCTCTATCCAACTGCGGCCTCGGGGcttccccccctctcgcgctccagcCTGCCTCCACCCTTCCACGGTTCACCTTCATCTCTCCGATGTCGCTttcgcgacgcgcgcaggccgtgGCATCGGTTTTTacctgcgaaggcgcctggcgcctgtCGAGCTGCTTGACCGACGCGGCCTCCTCCATCAGCGCCGCCCTGAGCgaccgcgcgagggcggcgttgtactcgcgcagcagcaccggcgggaagaagagacagttCGACGGCAGCTGCGTAAAAGCAACAAACGGCGAACTGCGACCCGCATCCCTAAACCCACGGCGGAAACGGCATTATCGAGAGCTAATCCCGAGTGGTAacgaagccgcagagaggcgagggcaaCCGCGGACGCAAGCGGGCACACTcacgcgccagacgcgtcCCTGAGTGAATACGATGTGGAGATACAGAGTCGCGAGTATTTTCCTCTGCGGCACGCGGGTTTCCTTGGTTCGGCAGAGCAGCTGCAaacgctcgccgcgctgttGGACGACGACCTTTGCTTCTCCTCGTTTCCTCCCTCTTATCGCCTCGCCATTTGATGTGGTTTCGGATTAACTCTTCCCTCAACCCTAACCCCTATTTCTTCTCCTCAGTTACCTTCTGCCAGAGGTGGGGAGTGtgcggctcgctctcgcccacaacgggcgtcgcgcagagcAGCGTCACGCAGGTCTCATAGGTCTGCAGCATGCGCTCGAGAagctgaaaaaaagagaaaaaactcgGAAGCTTCTAAACGTTATCGAGAGAATGGCTTGGCCTCCAGGGGCTCGCAGCGAACGCGACACGCGCCGATTTCGCATGCTCGCAGACCGGGGCAGCGCTCGCGAacagctgcctcgcgcgcacgAACCCCTGAACCCTTCCACACGTGAGACGATGTCTTGCGAACACAAAAAGCGCGATGGCCGCTGCCACggaccggcgcgcgcgaagcgccagaATCTGCACGCGGAAACGAACACTCgatgcgcgtctgcgcggcgcgtctaCCTGCAAATTCCTGCCGGCCCTTTCGCGTtcagcctcttcgccttcgaactcctcctctgcgcctctgccgagCCGCGTGGCGGCCAAGAGAAACacctcgagctcctcgctgggcacttcgctgcctgccttgagcgaccgcagcagcaggtcttcccagcagcgcgcctgcgagagcgaTGCGGTTCGACGGAGCCGATGCCGCacgggcgctggcgcgcccaTCGGAAAAGCgaccggcgccgaggagacaccctgcggcggcgcgtgcgccgcgcggagctccgccTGACTCAGTTCGTCCGCGAAGCGCCGAAGAAGTGACGCGCGCTGAAGCGGAAGACAGCGGAAAGACCGATGCAAAGCCAGCGAACACGCGGTGATGGGTGCAGGCGCAAAGCTATAAGCGGAAGCCCGATGTGCGCACGAATTCGCGACGGCCTCTGCGGTCAAGAAATGCCCTTCTGGCGAGCCAGGCTGTGGCAGGATCGCCagcagaggcctgcgcgtcctctATCCGCAGAGCAGCTCATCACGAGAGCTCCATCTAATTCGCTGCTTTGCGCGTCACGCACACCCTTCGCCTGCGGGGAACTTGAGGGACCTCTGCAGCTTACCTCCTCCAGCACCTTTGCGAACTCTTCAAAGTAAAAAAGAAGCGCATCCGTCTCCCCAATAGGCGCGGCGCGGTTCGGTCTCGCCAAGCCGTCATGGCCGTAGTCGCTGTCCTGCCCCCCTCCTGTGTAGTAGCCGGAGCCGCCGTTggcgtcctccgctgtctctcccgcgAGCGCTGTGCCCGCACCCCCGTCGCCAGCCTCGAGAGGCTCTGGAGCCCAAGGCCCGACTGTCCCCTCGAGCCCGAGAGCCGCGCCCCGGCCCGAGGGCGTGCGCGCCCATAAGGCccgccagacgcgccgcagctgctcggcGAGGCTCTTGGGGAGCTCctcaggcagctgcgcggcgcgctgcaaaGTGAGAAAGACCTCCGTCGCGACCCGCAGGCCAGCAGGatcgcaggcgaggaagcttGACTTCAGTCTGAacagaagacagcgaaacgCACGCAAAAACCGCGTGAGAccgcgggcgcaggaggcTTGGAGCCGGAGTCCCGCTCAAAAAAAAGCACGCAGATGCACAACCTCCTCCGCGGGGAtcgctcgccgacgcgctcTTTCGGAGCTTTTCTCGAGGCCAAATCGTGCCCTCCTCTCGTTCTGGCGTcttgtctctgcatgcgctaaCTCCGCGCTATCCGCCGGCCCTATCCGCCGGCGCGTAGCTCTTTGCTTCAGGATTccatgcagccgcgcgctgtgAACGGATCGCATCAAGGTCAGGGTTTAGCGTTTAGGGATTAGGGTTCGGGTCCGCTCGGCCCGCCAGCGAGGCTTACAGATttcgcgcgacggcgacgacacGTTTTTCGAggagctctgcggcgcgcacgcggcccGCGAACTCGCCGAAGGCCTTCATCTCCTTGACCGAGTTTTTCAAAACTGCGGCGTGCATGGCGGCCTGCACCAAGCTGCGGTGGTGCGCGATgttcgccgcggcttcaAAC
This DNA window, taken from Besnoitia besnoiti strain Bb-Ger1 chromosome III, whole genome shotgun sequence, encodes the following:
- a CDS encoding hypothetical protein (encoded by transcript BESB_045910), with the protein product MPTSAVTRASPSSSFPSSASASFPLSDAFHSLSDPGFSPGPWLDACIETGLQSRPDLYRPSSPDQQTAEEEAQRLQSTVGGLLADVQQRIATSFCALDVKSQDLSAAVPACVTEVANFEVKIERANGIVSDALDALTTIDAEHQESLRRLAALDALKQHFQRCRRVLLDLHQWDFRVGEIELLLHSFHQQTASPVASSSPSPVAELASPVGAGRVQQPREPAADAPPCTAPPSAASSTFEAAANIAHHRSLVQAAMHAAVLKNSVKEMKAFGEFAGRVRAAELLEKRVVAVARNLLKSSFLACDPAGLRVATEVFLTLQRAAQLPEELPKSLAEQLRRVWRALWARTPSGRGAALGLEGTVGPWAPEPLEAGDGGAGTALAGETAEDANGGSGYYTGGGQDSDYGHDGLARPNRAAPIGETDALLFYFEEFAKVLEERASLLRRFADELSQAELRAAHAPPQGVSSAPVAFPMGAPAPVRHRLRRTASLSQARCWEDLLLRSLKAGSEVPSEELEVFLLAATRLGRGAEEEFEGEEAERERAGRNLQLLERMLQTYETCVTLLCATPVVGESEPHTPHLWQKLPSNCLFFPPVLLREYNAALARSLRAALMEEAASVKQLDRRQAPSQVVIELEGRLDRSFQRLADASLACFSGVASQAALAPCLLASADGALAEFLSSLSPVLQTFAHTIHHKAKTLQAEQDVSRGGRAGTRVSEPFPDLLPSCVPFEAPLLNACLQQLLVLASLQQKLAQGAATIFARAAAAYRRSGRFNTYLRGLVDLHPDLLVYPSPEAVAQSTALLAAASASPPRFDAVFPASASIYEALLHASRALVLLACAVPFALFLRRFYRPALASQRAAVTREAAGFADDARERLPSTVITTAGEFFLQLLPQLDVATASPLEPASGGGEGREAGPEKASSRAEPLIAGLLSAASTAFCRVLLELDFSFSPSAGGKPAHGSHSARGREPSGDKLDGGALLQLQSDARYLVSLSSSLGYDSTADLACLLAQEEEETDRGAEEEDAARADGSRQADTPKAQERAEGAGMSAADAYSAESEQEKNDLCCDKEENGRRRDAPVQKGPSWMVELLLLGLDALVEQDRRGHGESASDCEKGDTRQPSGSSASILAAFHRQAKRTLLKNAAKVKQEGEKENLNSPSEAALEAAGALSARAEATVALDSPASDLWRSLAEKDDEECLLIWALLHKLGVFARDTA